From Tachysurus fulvidraco isolate hzauxx_2018 chromosome 10, HZAU_PFXX_2.0, whole genome shotgun sequence, one genomic window encodes:
- the LOC113660243 gene encoding von Willebrand factor A domain-containing protein 5A-like isoform X10: protein MNCGLLTNKNEPVPLKNIEVDLQVQGHVATVTSTLKYINEEDNTLEAVFVFPMPSGAALCHFSAKIADQEIVAEVQEKQEAREQYDDALSSGEQAFLLEESEESADVFRLSVGSLPPHQSAAVTFIYIIELSVQADHSLQFCLPAVLNPRYTPAGTGGGIVSEITSSSTGIPYSLSFTAHINSPNPITKVESKCPLEPLMFLKTDHTKAKVSLGAGHMFDRDVELYLFYQNPHQLTAIVEAGAPSAESGSLMGDPVVMVSFYPEFPESVMSSMSTCGEFVFVMDRSGSMSCSMHNGPGAQERIDCARDTLLLLLKSLPMDCYFNIYGFGSHYSSFFPQSVQYNQDTMEQAVQKVKEMQADMGGTEILPALEHIYKQPCISNHPRQLFIFTDGEVENTKDVLHCVKSNADFHRCFSFGIGEGASSALITGLAENSCGHAQFITGTDRMQAKVMQSLRYALQPAVTDITEDWFGLSFSHLSPQIKSLFHGQRALIYAQLKGEECQNPDAKGKISVHYRLGGQEVTNSVDFFLKPVENTGMAIHRLGARSLIRSLESDERVDGADKDALKARVVELSKQCGVSSSHTAFIAVHKGNKEAVKGPLVKRRIPAPALMACHMMFCSAPSAAPMGRMFCQLSAAFPDAAMADGLCTNSLDDEESDTYEEECDAGFDTSPETSGIPKDLLMELISLQKASGCWEIGSSLAEVFGKTEKELIEKIPAQVKPDVWATLLALIWLHGFKIDAQVEWQFLAMKAVSWIRSQKVVNQTECVQAGNALLGCQVKEDTLGL, encoded by the exons ATGAACTGTGGCCTGCTGACAAACAAGAATGAACCAG TTCCACTAAAGAACATCGAGGTGGATCTGCAGGTTCAGGGGCATGTAGCGACAGTGACCTCCACACTAAAGTATATAAATGAGGAAGATAACACCCTGGAAGCCGTGTTTGTCTTCCCCATGCCTTCAGGAGCTGCTCTCTGCCATTTCAGTGCCAAGATTGCAGATCAGGAGATAGTGGCTGAGGTGCAGGAGAAACAGGAG GCGCGGGAGCAGTACGATGATGCACTGAGTTCAGGTGAACAGGCGTTTCTGCTGGAGGAGAGTGAGGAGTCTGCGGACGTGTTCAGGCTCAGTGTGGGCTCTCTGCCTCCACACCAGAGTGCTGCTGTCACCTTCATCTATATCATTGAACTGAGTGTGCAGGCTGACCATTCACTGCAGTTCTGTCTGCCTGCAGTACTCAACCCTCGCTACACACCAGCtg gtaCAGGGGGTGGTATAGTGTCAGAGATAACATCAAGTTCCACTGGTATCCCCTACTCCCTCTCTTTTACTGCACATATAAACTCTCCAAACCCCATCACTAAAGTGGAGTCCAAATGTCCTCTAGAGCCTCTGATGTTCCTCAAAACAGACCACACCAAggcaaag gTAAGTCTTGGTGCAGGTCACATGTTTGATCGAGATGTCGAGCTGTATCTATTTTATCAGAATCCCCATCAGCTCACTGCTATAGTGGAGGCTGGAGCTCCTTCAGCAGAGTCAG gATCTCTCATGGGAGATCCAGTGGTCATGGTCAGTTTCTATCCAGAGTTCCCTGAGTCAGTAATGTCCTCCATGTCGACGTGtggtgagtttgtgtttgttatggacagaTCTGGCAGTATGTCCTGTAGCATGCATAATGGACCAGGTGCACAGGAACGCATCGACTGTGCCAGG GACACTCTTCTCCTGCTACTGAAGAGTCTCCCCATGGACTGTTACTTCAACATCTATGGCTTTGGCTCTCACTATAGTTCCTTCTTCCC TCAAAGTGTGCAGTACAATCAGGACACTATGGAGCAGGCGGTGCAGAAGGTAAAGGAGATGCAAGCAGACATGGGGGGCACAGAGATTCTGCCAGCTTTGGAACACATTTACAAGCAGCCTTGCATCTCCAACCACCCAAGACAG CTCTTCATATTTACAGATGGTGAAGTAGAAAACACCAAAGATGTTCTTCACTGTGTCAAGAGTAATGCTGATTTCCACAG ATGCTTCTCATTTGGGATTGGTGAAGGTGCAAGTTCTGCACTCATTACAGGATTGGCTGAGAACAGCTGTGGCCACGCCCAGTTCATCACAGGAACTGATCGCATGCAGGCCAAA GTAATGCAGTCTCTTCGCTATGCTTTACAACCAGCAGTGACTGATATCACTGAGGACTGGTTTGGATTATCTTTCTCCCATCTGAGCCCCCAAATTAAATCACTGTTCCATGGTCAAAGAGCACTGATTTATGCCCAGTTGAAAGGAGAG GAATGTCAGAACCCAGATGCTAAGGGAAAAATATCAGTGCATTATCGCCTAGGGGGTCAAGAGGTCACAAACAGTGTTGACTTCTTCCTGAAGCCTGTCGAGAACACAGG GATGGCCATCCACAGGCTTGGTGCTCGCTCTCTGATCCGTTCTTTGGAAAGTGACGAGAGGGTTGATGGAGCTGATAAAGATGCTCTGAAGGCCAGAGTGGTGGAACTGAGTAAGCAGTGTGGAGTgagcagctcacacacagccttCATAGCTGTTCATAAGGGCAACAAAGAAGCTGTGAAGGGGCCGCTGGTGAAGAGGAGAATTCCTGCCCCGG CACTGATGGCATGTCATATGATGTTTTGTTCTG CGCCTTCTGCTGCACCAATGGGTAGAATGTTCTGTCAATTATCTGCTG CGTTTCCTGATGCAGCAATGGCTGATGGGCTCTGTACCAACTCTCTTG ATGATGAAGAATCTGACACATATGAAG AAGAGT GTGATGCAGGATTTGACACAAGCCCAG AAACTTCAGGGATTCCAAAGGACTTACTGATGGAGCTCATCTCTCTCCAGAAGGCTTCAGGTTGCTGGGAAATTGGGTCTTCACTTGCAGAGGTGTTtgggaaaacagaaaaagagctGATCGAGAAGATTCCTGCACAG GTGAAGCCAGATGTCTGGGCTACACTTCTGGCTCTTATTTGGTTGCACGGCTTTAAGATCGATGCTCAGGTTGAGTGGCAGTTTTTGGCCATGAAGGCAGTGTCATGGATCCGCAGTCAGAAAG TGGTCAACCAGACAGAGTGTGTACAGGCAGGAAATGCTCTTCTGGGATGCCAGGTTAAAGAAGACACTCTTGGCCTTTGA
- the LOC113660243 gene encoding von Willebrand factor A domain-containing protein 5A-like isoform X15: MNCGLLTNKNEPVPLKNIEVDLQVQGHVATVTSTLKYINEEDNTLEAVFVFPMPSGAALCHFSAKIADQEIVAEVQEKQEAREQYDDALSSGEQAFLLEESEESADVFRLSVGSLPPHQSAAVTFIYIIELSVQADHSLQFCLPAVLNPRYTPAGTGGGIVSEITSSSTGIPYSLSFTAHINSPNPITKVESKCPLEPLMFLKTDHTKAKVSLGAGHMFDRDVELYLFYQNPHQLTAIVEAGAPSAESGSLMGDPVVMVSFYPEFPESVMSSMSTCGEFVFVMDRSGSMSCSMHNGPGAQERIDCARDTLLLLLKSLPMDCYFNIYGFGSHYSSFFPQSVQYNQDTMEQAVQKVKEMQADMGGTEILPALEHIYKQPCISNHPRQLFIFTDGEVENTKDVLHCVKSNADFHRCFSFGIGEGASSALITGLAENSCGHAQFITGTDRMQAKVMQSLRYALQPAVTDITEDWFGLSFSHLSPQIKSLFHGQRALIYAQLKGEECQNPDAKGKISVHYRLGGQEVTNSVDFFLKPVENTGMAIHRLGARSLIRSLESDERVDGADKDALKARVVELSKQCGVSSSHTAFIAVHKGNKEAVKGPLVKRRIPAPALMACHMMFCSAPSAAPMGRMFCQLSAAFPDAAMADGLCTNSLGDAGFDTSPETSGIPKDLLMELISLQKASGCWEIGSSLAEVFGKTEKELIEKIPAQVKPDVWATLLALIWLHGFKIDAQVEWQFLAMKAVSWIRSQKVVNQTECVQAGNALLGCQVKEDTLGL, from the exons ATGAACTGTGGCCTGCTGACAAACAAGAATGAACCAG TTCCACTAAAGAACATCGAGGTGGATCTGCAGGTTCAGGGGCATGTAGCGACAGTGACCTCCACACTAAAGTATATAAATGAGGAAGATAACACCCTGGAAGCCGTGTTTGTCTTCCCCATGCCTTCAGGAGCTGCTCTCTGCCATTTCAGTGCCAAGATTGCAGATCAGGAGATAGTGGCTGAGGTGCAGGAGAAACAGGAG GCGCGGGAGCAGTACGATGATGCACTGAGTTCAGGTGAACAGGCGTTTCTGCTGGAGGAGAGTGAGGAGTCTGCGGACGTGTTCAGGCTCAGTGTGGGCTCTCTGCCTCCACACCAGAGTGCTGCTGTCACCTTCATCTATATCATTGAACTGAGTGTGCAGGCTGACCATTCACTGCAGTTCTGTCTGCCTGCAGTACTCAACCCTCGCTACACACCAGCtg gtaCAGGGGGTGGTATAGTGTCAGAGATAACATCAAGTTCCACTGGTATCCCCTACTCCCTCTCTTTTACTGCACATATAAACTCTCCAAACCCCATCACTAAAGTGGAGTCCAAATGTCCTCTAGAGCCTCTGATGTTCCTCAAAACAGACCACACCAAggcaaag gTAAGTCTTGGTGCAGGTCACATGTTTGATCGAGATGTCGAGCTGTATCTATTTTATCAGAATCCCCATCAGCTCACTGCTATAGTGGAGGCTGGAGCTCCTTCAGCAGAGTCAG gATCTCTCATGGGAGATCCAGTGGTCATGGTCAGTTTCTATCCAGAGTTCCCTGAGTCAGTAATGTCCTCCATGTCGACGTGtggtgagtttgtgtttgttatggacagaTCTGGCAGTATGTCCTGTAGCATGCATAATGGACCAGGTGCACAGGAACGCATCGACTGTGCCAGG GACACTCTTCTCCTGCTACTGAAGAGTCTCCCCATGGACTGTTACTTCAACATCTATGGCTTTGGCTCTCACTATAGTTCCTTCTTCCC TCAAAGTGTGCAGTACAATCAGGACACTATGGAGCAGGCGGTGCAGAAGGTAAAGGAGATGCAAGCAGACATGGGGGGCACAGAGATTCTGCCAGCTTTGGAACACATTTACAAGCAGCCTTGCATCTCCAACCACCCAAGACAG CTCTTCATATTTACAGATGGTGAAGTAGAAAACACCAAAGATGTTCTTCACTGTGTCAAGAGTAATGCTGATTTCCACAG ATGCTTCTCATTTGGGATTGGTGAAGGTGCAAGTTCTGCACTCATTACAGGATTGGCTGAGAACAGCTGTGGCCACGCCCAGTTCATCACAGGAACTGATCGCATGCAGGCCAAA GTAATGCAGTCTCTTCGCTATGCTTTACAACCAGCAGTGACTGATATCACTGAGGACTGGTTTGGATTATCTTTCTCCCATCTGAGCCCCCAAATTAAATCACTGTTCCATGGTCAAAGAGCACTGATTTATGCCCAGTTGAAAGGAGAG GAATGTCAGAACCCAGATGCTAAGGGAAAAATATCAGTGCATTATCGCCTAGGGGGTCAAGAGGTCACAAACAGTGTTGACTTCTTCCTGAAGCCTGTCGAGAACACAGG GATGGCCATCCACAGGCTTGGTGCTCGCTCTCTGATCCGTTCTTTGGAAAGTGACGAGAGGGTTGATGGAGCTGATAAAGATGCTCTGAAGGCCAGAGTGGTGGAACTGAGTAAGCAGTGTGGAGTgagcagctcacacacagccttCATAGCTGTTCATAAGGGCAACAAAGAAGCTGTGAAGGGGCCGCTGGTGAAGAGGAGAATTCCTGCCCCGG CACTGATGGCATGTCATATGATGTTTTGTTCTG CGCCTTCTGCTGCACCAATGGGTAGAATGTTCTGTCAATTATCTGCTG CGTTTCCTGATGCAGCAATGGCTGATGGGCTCTGTACCAACTCTCTTG GTGATGCAGGATTTGACACAAGCCCAG AAACTTCAGGGATTCCAAAGGACTTACTGATGGAGCTCATCTCTCTCCAGAAGGCTTCAGGTTGCTGGGAAATTGGGTCTTCACTTGCAGAGGTGTTtgggaaaacagaaaaagagctGATCGAGAAGATTCCTGCACAG GTGAAGCCAGATGTCTGGGCTACACTTCTGGCTCTTATTTGGTTGCACGGCTTTAAGATCGATGCTCAGGTTGAGTGGCAGTTTTTGGCCATGAAGGCAGTGTCATGGATCCGCAGTCAGAAAG TGGTCAACCAGACAGAGTGTGTACAGGCAGGAAATGCTCTTCTGGGATGCCAGGTTAAAGAAGACACTCTTGGCCTTTGA
- the LOC113660243 gene encoding von Willebrand factor A domain-containing protein 5A-like isoform X5, whose protein sequence is MNCGLLTNKNEPVPLKNIEVDLQVQGHVATVTSTLKYINEEDNTLEAVFVFPMPSGAALCHFSAKIADQEIVAEVQEKQEAREQYDDALSSGEQAFLLEESEESADVFRLSVGSLPPHQSAAVTFIYIIELSVQADHSLQFCLPAVLNPRYTPAGTGGGIVSEITSSSTGIPYSLSFTAHINSPNPITKVESKCPLEPLMFLKTDHTKAKVSLGAGHMFDRDVELYLFYQNPHQLTAIVEAGAPSAESGSLMGDPVVMVSFYPEFPESVMSSMSTCGEFVFVMDRSGSMSCSMHNGPGAQERIDCARDTLLLLLKSLPMDCYFNIYGFGSHYSSFFPQSVQYNQDTMEQAVQKVKEMQADMGGTEILPALEHIYKQPCISNHPRQLFIFTDGEVENTKDVLHCVKSNADFHRCFSFGIGEGASSALITGLAENSCGHAQFITGTDRMQAKVMQSLRYALQPAVTDITEDWFGLSFSHLSPQIKSLFHGQRALIYAQLKGEECQNPDAKGKISVHYRLGGQEVTNSVDFFLKPVENTGMAIHRLGARSLIRSLESDERVDGADKDALKARVVELSKQCGVSSSHTAFIAVHKGNKEAVKGPLVKRRIPAPALMACHMMFCSAPSAAPMGRMFCQLSAAFPDAAMADGLCTNSLDDEESDTYEECDAGFDTSPETSGIPKDLLMELISLQKASGCWEIGSSLAEVFGKTEKELIEKIPAQASSGIKVKPDVWATLLALIWLHGFKIDAQVEWQFLAMKAVSWIRSQKVVNQTECVQAGNALLGCQVKEDTLGL, encoded by the exons ATGAACTGTGGCCTGCTGACAAACAAGAATGAACCAG TTCCACTAAAGAACATCGAGGTGGATCTGCAGGTTCAGGGGCATGTAGCGACAGTGACCTCCACACTAAAGTATATAAATGAGGAAGATAACACCCTGGAAGCCGTGTTTGTCTTCCCCATGCCTTCAGGAGCTGCTCTCTGCCATTTCAGTGCCAAGATTGCAGATCAGGAGATAGTGGCTGAGGTGCAGGAGAAACAGGAG GCGCGGGAGCAGTACGATGATGCACTGAGTTCAGGTGAACAGGCGTTTCTGCTGGAGGAGAGTGAGGAGTCTGCGGACGTGTTCAGGCTCAGTGTGGGCTCTCTGCCTCCACACCAGAGTGCTGCTGTCACCTTCATCTATATCATTGAACTGAGTGTGCAGGCTGACCATTCACTGCAGTTCTGTCTGCCTGCAGTACTCAACCCTCGCTACACACCAGCtg gtaCAGGGGGTGGTATAGTGTCAGAGATAACATCAAGTTCCACTGGTATCCCCTACTCCCTCTCTTTTACTGCACATATAAACTCTCCAAACCCCATCACTAAAGTGGAGTCCAAATGTCCTCTAGAGCCTCTGATGTTCCTCAAAACAGACCACACCAAggcaaag gTAAGTCTTGGTGCAGGTCACATGTTTGATCGAGATGTCGAGCTGTATCTATTTTATCAGAATCCCCATCAGCTCACTGCTATAGTGGAGGCTGGAGCTCCTTCAGCAGAGTCAG gATCTCTCATGGGAGATCCAGTGGTCATGGTCAGTTTCTATCCAGAGTTCCCTGAGTCAGTAATGTCCTCCATGTCGACGTGtggtgagtttgtgtttgttatggacagaTCTGGCAGTATGTCCTGTAGCATGCATAATGGACCAGGTGCACAGGAACGCATCGACTGTGCCAGG GACACTCTTCTCCTGCTACTGAAGAGTCTCCCCATGGACTGTTACTTCAACATCTATGGCTTTGGCTCTCACTATAGTTCCTTCTTCCC TCAAAGTGTGCAGTACAATCAGGACACTATGGAGCAGGCGGTGCAGAAGGTAAAGGAGATGCAAGCAGACATGGGGGGCACAGAGATTCTGCCAGCTTTGGAACACATTTACAAGCAGCCTTGCATCTCCAACCACCCAAGACAG CTCTTCATATTTACAGATGGTGAAGTAGAAAACACCAAAGATGTTCTTCACTGTGTCAAGAGTAATGCTGATTTCCACAG ATGCTTCTCATTTGGGATTGGTGAAGGTGCAAGTTCTGCACTCATTACAGGATTGGCTGAGAACAGCTGTGGCCACGCCCAGTTCATCACAGGAACTGATCGCATGCAGGCCAAA GTAATGCAGTCTCTTCGCTATGCTTTACAACCAGCAGTGACTGATATCACTGAGGACTGGTTTGGATTATCTTTCTCCCATCTGAGCCCCCAAATTAAATCACTGTTCCATGGTCAAAGAGCACTGATTTATGCCCAGTTGAAAGGAGAG GAATGTCAGAACCCAGATGCTAAGGGAAAAATATCAGTGCATTATCGCCTAGGGGGTCAAGAGGTCACAAACAGTGTTGACTTCTTCCTGAAGCCTGTCGAGAACACAGG GATGGCCATCCACAGGCTTGGTGCTCGCTCTCTGATCCGTTCTTTGGAAAGTGACGAGAGGGTTGATGGAGCTGATAAAGATGCTCTGAAGGCCAGAGTGGTGGAACTGAGTAAGCAGTGTGGAGTgagcagctcacacacagccttCATAGCTGTTCATAAGGGCAACAAAGAAGCTGTGAAGGGGCCGCTGGTGAAGAGGAGAATTCCTGCCCCGG CACTGATGGCATGTCATATGATGTTTTGTTCTG CGCCTTCTGCTGCACCAATGGGTAGAATGTTCTGTCAATTATCTGCTG CGTTTCCTGATGCAGCAATGGCTGATGGGCTCTGTACCAACTCTCTTG ATGATGAAGAATCTGACACATATGAAG AGT GTGATGCAGGATTTGACACAAGCCCAG AAACTTCAGGGATTCCAAAGGACTTACTGATGGAGCTCATCTCTCTCCAGAAGGCTTCAGGTTGCTGGGAAATTGGGTCTTCACTTGCAGAGGTGTTtgggaaaacagaaaaagagctGATCGAGAAGATTCCTGCACAG gcgtcatcgggcatcaag GTGAAGCCAGATGTCTGGGCTACACTTCTGGCTCTTATTTGGTTGCACGGCTTTAAGATCGATGCTCAGGTTGAGTGGCAGTTTTTGGCCATGAAGGCAGTGTCATGGATCCGCAGTCAGAAAG TGGTCAACCAGACAGAGTGTGTACAGGCAGGAAATGCTCTTCTGGGATGCCAGGTTAAAGAAGACACTCTTGGCCTTTGA
- the LOC113660243 gene encoding von Willebrand factor A domain-containing protein 5A-like isoform X4, protein MNCGLLTNKNEPVPLKNIEVDLQVQGHVATVTSTLKYINEEDNTLEAVFVFPMPSGAALCHFSAKIADQEIVAEVQEKQEAREQYDDALSSGEQAFLLEESEESADVFRLSVGSLPPHQSAAVTFIYIIELSVQADHSLQFCLPAVLNPRYTPAGTGGGIVSEITSSSTGIPYSLSFTAHINSPNPITKVESKCPLEPLMFLKTDHTKAKVSLGAGHMFDRDVELYLFYQNPHQLTAIVEAGAPSAESGSLMGDPVVMVSFYPEFPESVMSSMSTCGEFVFVMDRSGSMSCSMHNGPGAQERIDCARDTLLLLLKSLPMDCYFNIYGFGSHYSSFFPQSVQYNQDTMEQAVQKVKEMQADMGGTEILPALEHIYKQPCISNHPRQLFIFTDGEVENTKDVLHCVKSNADFHRCFSFGIGEGASSALITGLAENSCGHAQFITGTDRMQAKVMQSLRYALQPAVTDITEDWFGLSFSHLSPQIKSLFHGQRALIYAQLKGEECQNPDAKGKISVHYRLGGQEVTNSVDFFLKPVENTGMAIHRLGARSLIRSLESDERVDGADKDALKARVVELSKQCGVSSSHTAFIAVHKGNKEAVKGPLVKRRIPAPALMACHMMFCSAPSAAPMGRMFCQLSAAFPDAAMADGLCTNSLDDEESDTYEEECDAGFDTSPETSGIPKDLLMELISLQKASGCWEIGSSLAEVFGKTEKELIEKIPAQASSGIKVKPDVWATLLALIWLHGFKIDAQVEWQFLAMKAVSWIRSQKVVNQTECVQAGNALLGCQVKEDTLGL, encoded by the exons ATGAACTGTGGCCTGCTGACAAACAAGAATGAACCAG TTCCACTAAAGAACATCGAGGTGGATCTGCAGGTTCAGGGGCATGTAGCGACAGTGACCTCCACACTAAAGTATATAAATGAGGAAGATAACACCCTGGAAGCCGTGTTTGTCTTCCCCATGCCTTCAGGAGCTGCTCTCTGCCATTTCAGTGCCAAGATTGCAGATCAGGAGATAGTGGCTGAGGTGCAGGAGAAACAGGAG GCGCGGGAGCAGTACGATGATGCACTGAGTTCAGGTGAACAGGCGTTTCTGCTGGAGGAGAGTGAGGAGTCTGCGGACGTGTTCAGGCTCAGTGTGGGCTCTCTGCCTCCACACCAGAGTGCTGCTGTCACCTTCATCTATATCATTGAACTGAGTGTGCAGGCTGACCATTCACTGCAGTTCTGTCTGCCTGCAGTACTCAACCCTCGCTACACACCAGCtg gtaCAGGGGGTGGTATAGTGTCAGAGATAACATCAAGTTCCACTGGTATCCCCTACTCCCTCTCTTTTACTGCACATATAAACTCTCCAAACCCCATCACTAAAGTGGAGTCCAAATGTCCTCTAGAGCCTCTGATGTTCCTCAAAACAGACCACACCAAggcaaag gTAAGTCTTGGTGCAGGTCACATGTTTGATCGAGATGTCGAGCTGTATCTATTTTATCAGAATCCCCATCAGCTCACTGCTATAGTGGAGGCTGGAGCTCCTTCAGCAGAGTCAG gATCTCTCATGGGAGATCCAGTGGTCATGGTCAGTTTCTATCCAGAGTTCCCTGAGTCAGTAATGTCCTCCATGTCGACGTGtggtgagtttgtgtttgttatggacagaTCTGGCAGTATGTCCTGTAGCATGCATAATGGACCAGGTGCACAGGAACGCATCGACTGTGCCAGG GACACTCTTCTCCTGCTACTGAAGAGTCTCCCCATGGACTGTTACTTCAACATCTATGGCTTTGGCTCTCACTATAGTTCCTTCTTCCC TCAAAGTGTGCAGTACAATCAGGACACTATGGAGCAGGCGGTGCAGAAGGTAAAGGAGATGCAAGCAGACATGGGGGGCACAGAGATTCTGCCAGCTTTGGAACACATTTACAAGCAGCCTTGCATCTCCAACCACCCAAGACAG CTCTTCATATTTACAGATGGTGAAGTAGAAAACACCAAAGATGTTCTTCACTGTGTCAAGAGTAATGCTGATTTCCACAG ATGCTTCTCATTTGGGATTGGTGAAGGTGCAAGTTCTGCACTCATTACAGGATTGGCTGAGAACAGCTGTGGCCACGCCCAGTTCATCACAGGAACTGATCGCATGCAGGCCAAA GTAATGCAGTCTCTTCGCTATGCTTTACAACCAGCAGTGACTGATATCACTGAGGACTGGTTTGGATTATCTTTCTCCCATCTGAGCCCCCAAATTAAATCACTGTTCCATGGTCAAAGAGCACTGATTTATGCCCAGTTGAAAGGAGAG GAATGTCAGAACCCAGATGCTAAGGGAAAAATATCAGTGCATTATCGCCTAGGGGGTCAAGAGGTCACAAACAGTGTTGACTTCTTCCTGAAGCCTGTCGAGAACACAGG GATGGCCATCCACAGGCTTGGTGCTCGCTCTCTGATCCGTTCTTTGGAAAGTGACGAGAGGGTTGATGGAGCTGATAAAGATGCTCTGAAGGCCAGAGTGGTGGAACTGAGTAAGCAGTGTGGAGTgagcagctcacacacagccttCATAGCTGTTCATAAGGGCAACAAAGAAGCTGTGAAGGGGCCGCTGGTGAAGAGGAGAATTCCTGCCCCGG CACTGATGGCATGTCATATGATGTTTTGTTCTG CGCCTTCTGCTGCACCAATGGGTAGAATGTTCTGTCAATTATCTGCTG CGTTTCCTGATGCAGCAATGGCTGATGGGCTCTGTACCAACTCTCTTG ATGATGAAGAATCTGACACATATGAAG AAGAGT GTGATGCAGGATTTGACACAAGCCCAG AAACTTCAGGGATTCCAAAGGACTTACTGATGGAGCTCATCTCTCTCCAGAAGGCTTCAGGTTGCTGGGAAATTGGGTCTTCACTTGCAGAGGTGTTtgggaaaacagaaaaagagctGATCGAGAAGATTCCTGCACAG gcgtcatcgggcatcaag GTGAAGCCAGATGTCTGGGCTACACTTCTGGCTCTTATTTGGTTGCACGGCTTTAAGATCGATGCTCAGGTTGAGTGGCAGTTTTTGGCCATGAAGGCAGTGTCATGGATCCGCAGTCAGAAAG TGGTCAACCAGACAGAGTGTGTACAGGCAGGAAATGCTCTTCTGGGATGCCAGGTTAAAGAAGACACTCTTGGCCTTTGA